Proteins encoded within one genomic window of Perognathus longimembris pacificus isolate PPM17 chromosome 28, ASM2315922v1, whole genome shotgun sequence:
- the LOC125343719 gene encoding actin-related protein T1-like gives MFSIKELKNPVVIFDNGSGLCKVGLTGESGPRSIINTVVGHHKFSIVSRTNQKKYFIGEEAQGRHESLCLHYPIQRGLVTNWDDLEKLWNHLFELELGVKSCDHPVLMTEHSFNPHESREKMVEIMFEKFDVPEFYLSNHAVGALYASGNVTGLVMDSGDGVTSTVPIYEGCSLPHAVSLLNLAGKDVTEHMIRLLLLKGYNFPSIFNKAVGQDMKEKICFVTNINNEKETPRQVVSQYRLPDGNVIRIDENLCKIPDALFTPDRLGIREPGISQMVYNSIQKCDIDIQNDLFAKIVLSGGNTLFPGFEERLRDEITNLAPEEIPVEVLASQERGLSPWIGASIIGSLSTFKRMCVTASDFIEFGKTVIQRKCF, from the coding sequence atgtttagcATAAAGGAACTGAAAAACCCAGTGGTCATTTTTGACAACGGCTCCGGGCTGTGTAAAGTAGGCCTGACCGGAGAAAGCGGACCTCGCTCCATTATCAACACTGTTGTTGGACATCATAAATTCAGTATAGTTTCAAGAACCAATCAGAAGAAATATTTCATAGGAGAAGAAGCACAAGGCAGGCATGAGAGCTTATGTTTACATTATCCCATTCAACGTGGCTTAGTAACCAACTGGGATGACTTAGAAAAACTATGGAATCATCTATTTGAATTGGAGCTAGGAGTTAAATCCTGTGACCATCCAGTACTGATGACAGAGCACTCTTTTAACCCCCATGAATCTAGAGAGAAAATGGTTGAAATCATGTTTGAAAAATTTGATGTTCCCGAATTTTACTTGTCCAATCATGCTGTGGGAGCACTTTATGCATCTGGAAATGTCACCGGCCTAGTAATGGACAGTGGGGATGGAGTTACCAGCACCGTCCCCATTTATGAAGGTTGCTCCCTGCCGCATGCCGTCTCCCTATTAAATCTAGCTGGAAAGGATGTAACAGAACATATGATCCGCTTGCTCCTCTTGAAAGGCTATAATTTCCCTTCAATTTTCAACAAAGCTGTGGGACAAGACATGAAAGAGAAAATCTGTTTTGTTACTAACatcaataatgaaaaagaaacaccGCGGCAGGTTGTGTCACAGTATAGGCTACCAGATGGAAATGTCATCCGCATCGACGAAAATCTGTGCAAAATTCCTGATGCCCTTTTTACACCTGATCGACTAGGCATCCGTGAGCCAGGAATCTCACAGATGGTTTACAACAGTATACAGAAGTGTGACATTGACATTCAGAATGATCTCTTTGCCAAGATTGTGTTGTCAGGGGGCAACACCCTATTCCCTGGCTTtgaagagaggctcagggatgaaATCACGAACTTAGCTCCTGAAGAAATCCCTGTTGAGGTCCTCGCCTCTCAGGAGAGAGGCCTCTCCCCATGGATTGGTGCTTCCATAATAGGATCGTTGAGCACGTTCAAACGGATGTGTGTCACCGCTTCCGATTTTATCGAATTTGGAAAAACGGTCATTCAGAGGAAGTGCTTCTGA